A DNA window from Streptomyces sp. B21-083 contains the following coding sequences:
- a CDS encoding precorrin-8X methylmutase — MSESTVFEYEKDGASIYRQSFATIRAEADLAGLPADVAQVAVRMIHACGMVDLVGDLGYTPDVVTRAREALRAGAPVLCDVSMVASGITRGRLPAGNEVICTLTDPAVADLAAKLGTTRSAAALELWRDRLEGAVVAVGNAPTALFRLLELIEEGAPRPAAVIGVPVGFVGAVESKTALAEHPSRLEHLVVHGRRGGSAIAAAAVNALASETE; from the coding sequence ATGAGTGAGAGCACTGTGTTCGAGTACGAGAAGGACGGCGCCTCGATCTACCGCCAGTCCTTCGCCACCATCCGCGCCGAGGCGGACCTCGCCGGTCTGCCGGCCGACGTCGCCCAGGTCGCCGTACGGATGATCCACGCCTGCGGGATGGTCGACCTCGTGGGCGACCTCGGCTACACGCCGGACGTCGTCACCCGCGCCCGCGAGGCCCTGCGCGCGGGCGCGCCCGTCCTCTGCGACGTCTCGATGGTGGCCAGCGGCATCACCCGCGGGCGGCTCCCCGCCGGCAACGAGGTCATCTGCACGCTCACCGACCCGGCGGTGGCCGACCTGGCGGCGAAACTCGGCACCACGCGCAGCGCCGCCGCGCTGGAACTGTGGCGCGACCGGCTGGAGGGTGCCGTGGTGGCCGTGGGCAACGCACCGACCGCCCTCTTCCGGCTACTGGAGCTGATCGAGGAGGGCGCACCCCGCCCGGCCGCGGTGATCGGCGTCCCGGTGGGCTTCGTCGGCGCCGTCGAGTCGAAGACCGCACTGGCCGAGCACCCGTCCCGACTGGAACACCTGGTCGTACACGGCCGCCGAGGCGGCAGCGCCATCGCGGCGGCAGCGGTGAACGCGCTCGCCAGCGAGACGGAGTGA
- a CDS encoding HoxN/HupN/NixA family nickel/cobalt transporter, whose product MSREEWIRVGGMAAFIVALHVIGWFTLVALVAPEHYSVGGKAFGIGIGVTAYTLGMRHAFDADHIAAIDNTTRKLMGEGQRPLSVGFWFSLGHSSVVFALTLLLSLGVKALAGPVQDDGSTLHNVTGLIGTTVSGTFLYLIAGINLVILIGIWKVFRQMRTGHFDEDALEEQLGSRGFMNRLLGRFTKSITKSWQMYPLGLLFGLGFDTATEVALLVLAGSGAASGLPWYAILCLPVLFAAGMSLLDTIDGSFMNFAYGWAFSKPVRKVYYNLTITGLSVAVALIIGTVELLGLIAEQADLHGPFWDRVSGLDLNVVGYVIVGLFFGTWAVALVVWKVGRIEERWTSGLANPNLADTKT is encoded by the coding sequence ATGAGTCGTGAGGAGTGGATCAGGGTCGGTGGCATGGCCGCCTTCATCGTGGCGCTGCATGTCATCGGCTGGTTCACGCTGGTCGCGCTCGTCGCGCCCGAGCACTACAGCGTGGGCGGGAAGGCCTTCGGCATCGGCATCGGCGTGACCGCCTACACGCTCGGTATGCGGCACGCCTTCGACGCCGACCACATCGCCGCCATCGACAACACGACCCGGAAGCTGATGGGCGAGGGGCAGCGCCCGCTGTCCGTCGGGTTCTGGTTCTCGCTCGGCCACTCCAGTGTCGTCTTCGCCCTCACCCTGCTGCTGTCGCTGGGCGTCAAGGCCCTCGCCGGACCGGTCCAGGACGACGGATCGACCCTGCACAACGTCACCGGCCTCATCGGTACGACCGTCTCCGGGACGTTCCTCTACCTCATCGCCGGCATCAACCTGGTCATCCTCATCGGCATCTGGAAGGTGTTCCGGCAGATGCGGACCGGCCACTTCGACGAGGACGCGCTGGAGGAGCAGCTGGGCAGCCGGGGCTTCATGAACCGTCTCCTGGGCCGCTTCACGAAGTCGATCACCAAGTCGTGGCAGATGTATCCCCTGGGCCTGCTCTTCGGCCTCGGCTTCGACACGGCCACGGAGGTCGCGCTCCTGGTGCTGGCCGGGTCGGGTGCGGCGTCGGGGCTGCCCTGGTACGCGATCCTGTGCCTGCCCGTCCTCTTCGCGGCCGGGATGTCCCTGCTCGACACGATCGACGGCTCGTTCATGAACTTCGCGTACGGCTGGGCGTTCTCCAAGCCGGTCCGCAAGGTCTACTACAACCTCACGATCACCGGACTGTCGGTCGCCGTCGCGCTCATCATCGGCACGGTCGAACTGCTCGGCCTGATAGCCGAACAGGCGGACCTCCACGGCCCGTTCTGGGACCGGGTGTCCGGCCTCGACCTCAACGTCGTCGGCTACGTCATCGTCGGCCTGTTCTTCGGGACATGGGCCGTAGCCCTGGTGGTGTGGAAGGTCGGCCGCATAGAGGAGAGATGGACCTCCGGCCTGGCAAACCCGAACCTGGCGGACACAAAGACGTAA
- a CDS encoding alpha/beta fold hydrolase, whose product MLPRRCPSAPGAAVVVLHGGQEASDRRSRPWQLAALRMDPFVRALTAALPGQDVLVAQVRYRLRGWNGSRADPVSDTRRALDELAELAGPVPTVLLGHSMGGRAALRAAGHPQVRGVVALAPWWPPGEPVEQLAGRHLIALHGERDRVTSPAESADCVRRARATAVSAGMAFVGGGDHPMLRRHHFWHGTAAALVAHLLDPTGTPDPLPADCYGPGPGPGGFPVL is encoded by the coding sequence TTGCTGCCTCGCCGTTGCCCGTCGGCGCCGGGCGCCGCCGTCGTCGTACTGCACGGCGGGCAGGAGGCCAGCGACCGCCGCTCCCGGCCCTGGCAGCTCGCCGCCCTGCGGATGGACCCCTTCGTCCGAGCGCTGACGGCCGCCTTGCCCGGCCAGGACGTCCTCGTCGCCCAGGTCCGCTACCGGCTGCGCGGCTGGAACGGCTCCCGGGCGGACCCGGTGAGCGACACCCGCCGGGCGCTGGACGAACTCGCCGAACTGGCCGGGCCCGTGCCCACGGTGCTGCTCGGCCACTCCATGGGCGGCCGGGCCGCCCTGCGCGCCGCCGGTCATCCGCAGGTGCGCGGCGTGGTCGCGCTGGCTCCGTGGTGGCCGCCCGGCGAGCCGGTGGAACAACTGGCCGGCAGGCACCTCATCGCCCTGCACGGCGAACGGGACCGCGTCACCTCGCCCGCCGAATCCGCCGACTGCGTACGCCGGGCGCGGGCGACGGCGGTCAGTGCGGGCATGGCCTTCGTCGGCGGGGGAGACCACCCGATGCTGCGCCGCCACCACTTCTGGCACGGTACGGCGGCGGCCCTCGTCGCTCATCTCCTCGACCCCACCGGCACCCCCGACCCGCTGCCCGCGGACTGCTACGGCCCCGGTCCCGGCCCCGGTGGTTTTCCCGTCCTCTGA
- a CDS encoding cobalt-precorrin-6A reductase, which yields MHVLILGGTAEARRLAELLAAEEGVLRVTNSLAGRVSAPRLPPGEVRVGGFGGAEGLAEWLRAHRVDVLIDATHPFAGTISFHAARAAAAVHVPLLALRRPGWVPVEGDDWHGAGSLEGAAALLPTLGRRVFLTTGRLGLAAFAGAALDELWFLVRTVDAPQAPHPARMEVLLDRGPFTLDGERELLRRHRVDVLVTKDSGGPATAPKLTAAREAGVPVVVVRRPAVPEGVRVVEGPEEAVRALRLGGCPAPCEPG from the coding sequence GTGCACGTACTGATCCTGGGCGGAACGGCCGAGGCCCGCCGTCTCGCCGAGCTCCTGGCGGCCGAAGAGGGTGTGCTCCGGGTGACGAACTCGCTGGCCGGACGGGTCTCCGCGCCCCGGCTGCCGCCCGGCGAGGTGCGCGTCGGCGGTTTCGGCGGGGCCGAGGGGCTCGCCGAGTGGCTGCGCGCGCACCGGGTGGACGTGCTCATCGACGCCACCCACCCCTTCGCCGGGACGATCAGTTTCCATGCGGCGCGGGCCGCCGCCGCGGTCCATGTTCCCCTGCTCGCGCTCCGGCGTCCCGGCTGGGTGCCGGTCGAGGGCGACGACTGGCACGGGGCCGGCTCCCTGGAGGGGGCCGCCGCGCTGCTGCCCACGCTCGGCCGGCGCGTGTTCCTCACCACCGGGCGCCTGGGCCTGGCGGCCTTCGCCGGCGCCGCGCTGGACGAGCTGTGGTTCCTCGTCCGTACCGTCGACGCGCCACAGGCTCCGCACCCCGCCCGCATGGAGGTACTGCTCGACCGGGGCCCCTTCACCCTCGACGGCGAACGCGAACTGCTGCGCCGCCACCGCGTCGACGTCCTCGTCACCAAGGACAGCGGCGGCCCGGCCACCGCCCCGAAACTCACGGCGGCGAGGGAAGCGGGCGTCCCGGTGGTCGTCGTACGGCGCCCGGCGGTGCCCGAGGGTGTGCGCGTGGTCGAGGGGCCGGAGGAGGCGGTGCGGGCGCTGCGGCTGGGTGGCTGTCCCGCGCCGTGCGAGCCGGGCTGA
- a CDS encoding cobalt-precorrin-5B (C(1))-methyltransferase: MSGSEAKGGSEARGGRGAQLKHTGLRPGWTTGACATAATTAAYTALLTGDFPDPVTITLPRGQTPAFALATEELTGSYAMAGIVKDAGDDPDVTHGALVRATVRRLPAGSGVVFRAGPGVGTVTRPGLPLPVGEPAVNPVPRQLMRDHVARVAAEHGGSGDVEITVSVDHGEEIARSTWNPRLGILGGLSILGTTGIVVPYSCSAWIDSIRRGVDVARAAGHTHVAGCTGSTSEKTVVAAYGLPEQALLDMGDFAGAVLKYVRRHPVDRLTICGGFAKLSKLAAGHLDLHSARSQVDLGLLAELARRGGASETLAAEVTGANTGLAALQLCAAAGVPLGDLVAVAARDEALTVLRGAPVAVDVICIDRAGRIVGRSGVSDGVHNGGRA; this comes from the coding sequence ATGAGCGGCAGCGAGGCCAAGGGCGGCAGCGAGGCCAGGGGCGGGCGCGGCGCCCAACTCAAGCACACCGGCCTGCGCCCCGGCTGGACCACCGGCGCCTGTGCGACCGCCGCCACGACAGCGGCGTACACCGCCCTGCTGACCGGCGACTTTCCCGACCCGGTGACGATCACGCTGCCCAGGGGCCAGACACCGGCGTTCGCGCTGGCCACCGAGGAGCTGACCGGCTCGTACGCCATGGCGGGCATCGTCAAGGACGCGGGCGACGACCCGGACGTCACCCACGGCGCACTGGTCCGCGCGACCGTGCGCCGACTGCCCGCCGGGTCCGGCGTCGTCTTCCGGGCCGGTCCGGGCGTCGGCACGGTCACCCGCCCCGGACTACCGCTGCCGGTCGGCGAACCGGCGGTCAACCCGGTCCCCCGGCAGCTGATGCGCGACCACGTGGCCCGGGTGGCGGCCGAACACGGGGGGAGCGGCGACGTCGAGATCACCGTCTCCGTCGACCACGGCGAGGAGATCGCCAGGTCCACCTGGAACCCGCGTCTGGGCATCCTCGGCGGCCTGTCCATCCTGGGGACCACCGGGATCGTCGTCCCCTACTCCTGCTCGGCGTGGATCGACTCGATCCGGCGGGGCGTGGACGTGGCCCGGGCCGCCGGGCACACCCATGTCGCCGGGTGCACCGGCTCGACCTCGGAGAAGACGGTCGTGGCCGCCTACGGACTCCCCGAGCAGGCCCTGCTCGACATGGGCGACTTCGCGGGAGCGGTACTGAAGTACGTACGACGTCATCCCGTCGACCGGCTCACGATCTGCGGCGGGTTCGCGAAACTGTCGAAGCTGGCGGCCGGTCACCTGGATCTGCACTCCGCCCGTTCGCAGGTCGACCTGGGCCTCCTCGCCGAACTGGCCCGGCGCGGCGGCGCGAGCGAGACACTGGCCGCCGAGGTCACGGGCGCCAACACCGGCCTCGCGGCACTGCAGTTGTGCGCGGCGGCCGGTGTCCCGCTCGGCGACCTGGTCGCGGTGGCCGCACGCGACGAGGCCCTGACCGTGCTGCGCGGGGCGCCCGTCGCGGTCGACGTGATCTGTATCGACCGGGCGGGGCGGATCGTGGGCCGCAGCGGGGTGTCCGACGGGGTGCACAACGGGGGGCGAGCCTGA
- a CDS encoding potassium channel family protein gives MIVAGDDGLAHRLAHELRNVYGEQVTLVVPPSERNVRPPVVVRAAGTASALLDRMSAAVNRAAGNGTTGGAGSSEPGPHAGMLEAVEATEAVLAQAGAERAAALALVYDDDETNIRAALTARRLNPRLRLVLRLYNRRLGQHIEELLDQASVLSADPGDGTTEPGDLDASTTVLSDADTAAPALAATAITGTSKVVQTDRLLLRAVERQPPAPGEVADPGLHTLALLSATSSDPAGADGSEGSGDQGPRLLPDAAAVAAATGRGTVVLQQVSYAYSGTSMSGGRGRGVVPPFASLFSQRLRWSLAGMVGCVIALAIALTIATGDHPVHATYLTLLDLFAINDPALGASMPRQILQLLSGLVGLLLLPVLLAAVLEALGTFRSGSAVRKPPRGLSGHVVLLGLGKIGTRVLTRLRELNIPVVCVEADPDARGLATARRLRVPVVLGDVTQEGVLEAAKINRAQALLALTSADTTNLEAVLYGRSVRPDLRVVLRLYDDDFATAVYRTLRAAHPGATTRSRSVSHLSAPAFAGAMMGRQTQILGTIPVERRVLLFAAMRVGGHAQLEGRTVGEAFRAGSWRVLALDTGVSPGSEGAGEDARPSGLVWDLPATYVLRAEDRVVLAATRRGLAELLGRRRGERAGI, from the coding sequence ATGATCGTGGCCGGGGACGACGGGCTCGCCCACCGTCTTGCCCACGAACTCCGCAACGTCTACGGCGAGCAGGTCACACTCGTCGTCCCGCCCTCGGAGCGGAACGTACGGCCACCGGTGGTCGTCCGGGCCGCCGGAACCGCGTCGGCGCTGCTCGACCGGATGTCCGCGGCCGTCAACCGGGCGGCGGGCAACGGGACTACGGGCGGGGCAGGCAGTAGTGAACCCGGGCCGCACGCAGGGATGTTGGAAGCCGTCGAGGCGACCGAGGCCGTACTCGCCCAGGCGGGCGCGGAGCGGGCCGCGGCCCTGGCCCTCGTGTACGACGACGACGAGACCAACATCCGCGCGGCACTCACCGCCCGCCGCCTCAACCCACGACTGCGGCTCGTACTGCGGCTCTACAACCGACGGTTGGGCCAGCACATCGAGGAACTCCTCGACCAGGCATCGGTGTTGTCGGCGGACCCCGGCGACGGCACGACCGAGCCCGGCGATCTCGACGCGTCGACCACCGTCCTGTCCGACGCCGACACCGCCGCCCCCGCGCTCGCCGCCACCGCCATCACCGGGACCAGCAAGGTCGTCCAGACCGACAGACTGCTGCTGCGCGCCGTTGAACGGCAGCCACCGGCGCCGGGCGAGGTCGCCGACCCCGGCCTGCACACCCTCGCCCTGCTCTCCGCCACGAGCAGCGACCCGGCCGGTGCGGACGGCTCCGAGGGCAGCGGTGACCAGGGACCCCGGCTGCTCCCCGACGCGGCCGCGGTCGCGGCGGCGACCGGACGCGGAACGGTCGTGCTGCAACAGGTGTCGTACGCGTACTCCGGGACGTCGATGTCGGGCGGGCGCGGGCGGGGCGTCGTGCCGCCGTTCGCTTCCCTGTTCTCCCAGCGGCTGCGGTGGTCGCTGGCCGGGATGGTCGGGTGCGTGATCGCCCTCGCCATCGCGCTGACGATCGCGACGGGGGACCATCCCGTCCACGCGACCTACCTGACCCTGCTCGACCTCTTCGCGATCAACGACCCGGCGCTCGGCGCCTCGATGCCCCGCCAGATCCTCCAACTCCTCTCCGGACTCGTCGGGTTGCTGCTGCTGCCGGTCCTGCTGGCCGCCGTCCTGGAGGCGCTCGGTACGTTTCGCAGCGGATCGGCGGTACGGAAGCCGCCGCGCGGGCTGAGCGGGCACGTGGTGCTGCTCGGGCTCGGCAAGATCGGTACCCGGGTGCTGACCCGGCTGCGTGAACTGAACATCCCGGTGGTGTGCGTCGAGGCGGACCCCGACGCGCGCGGACTCGCGACGGCACGGCGGCTGCGGGTGCCGGTGGTGCTGGGCGACGTGACCCAGGAGGGCGTCCTGGAGGCCGCGAAGATCAACCGCGCGCAGGCCCTCCTCGCCCTCACCAGCGCCGACACGACGAACCTGGAGGCCGTCCTGTACGGGCGTTCCGTACGGCCCGACCTGCGCGTCGTCCTGCGCCTGTACGACGACGACTTCGCCACCGCCGTGTACCGCACCCTGCGCGCGGCGCACCCCGGCGCCACCACCCGCAGCCGGAGCGTGTCGCACCTGTCGGCGCCCGCGTTCGCCGGGGCGATGATGGGCCGCCAGACGCAGATCCTGGGCACGATTCCCGTCGAGCGACGGGTGCTGCTGTTCGCCGCGATGCGGGTGGGCGGGCATGCGCAGTTGGAGGGGCGGACGGTCGGGGAGGCGTTTCGGGCGGGGTCGTGGCGGGTGCTGGCGCTGGACACGGGGGTGAGCCCCGGCTCCGAGGGCGCCGGGGAGGACGCCCGGCCCTCGGGGCTGGTGTGGGATCTGCCGGCGACGTATGTGCTGCGGGCGGAGGACCGCGTGGTGCTGGCTGCCACCCGGCGGGGGTTGGCGGAGCTGTTGGGTCGGCGGCGGGGGGAGCGGGCGGGCATTTAG
- a CDS encoding DUF6415 family natural product biosynthesis protein codes for MTANTSLPLDVETMRASAYRLLVPDAAVPSVEELHTLMLMLRGHLALIIPEVGRAASARRGDDTLIRADARMAISETCRKLRIKPSPGLSSHLAYARRLSRSLNALCDHYENLRGA; via the coding sequence GTGACGGCGAACACCTCCCTGCCCCTGGACGTCGAGACGATGCGCGCCAGCGCGTACCGACTGCTCGTGCCAGACGCCGCGGTGCCCTCCGTGGAGGAACTTCACACGCTGATGCTCATGCTGCGGGGGCACCTGGCGCTCATCATCCCCGAAGTGGGGCGGGCTGCCTCCGCACGGCGCGGTGACGACACCCTCATCCGCGCGGACGCCCGGATGGCCATCTCCGAGACGTGCAGGAAGCTGCGCATCAAGCCGAGCCCCGGCCTGAGTTCCCACCTCGCGTACGCGCGCCGTCTTTCCCGCTCCTTGAATGCCCTGTGCGACCACTACGAGAACCTGCGCGGCGCATAG
- a CDS encoding helix-turn-helix domain-containing protein — protein sequence MAAPTGGGVGRRIAYYRSVVRPKMSQQELAAAACVALGTIRKIERGERGVSGTTLEAIADALGIDPTLLLADRDTTRTRVHDALPALSAAIATYDLPDDGPVRPVPELRAAVAEAARWRLAAQYTRIARELPELLGELARGYHSASAVERAELAGLLVRAYRSADAVAYKFGARDLSARLIDLMRWAGPEAGDPLLSASVAYVRTETFFAARAHAAGLRALEQALDSAPAARTTPEIAARGALHMRAAVIAGRAHDPSAAATHLGEARSLADQVQEDVYCGTAFGPESVRIHEVSVAVSLGTDHVHRALDVAGEWKPPQDLPAERRSGFYIELARAQLWSGLADDAFESLKVARHIAPQHTREHRWVREDAGTLRRLKRSDSESVTSFAEWCAAT from the coding sequence ATGGCTGCACCCACCGGCGGCGGGGTAGGAAGGCGGATCGCCTACTACCGCAGTGTTGTCCGTCCGAAGATGTCGCAGCAAGAACTGGCGGCTGCCGCGTGCGTGGCACTCGGCACCATCCGCAAGATCGAGCGTGGTGAGCGCGGTGTCAGCGGCACCACCCTCGAAGCCATCGCAGACGCTCTCGGTATCGATCCCACTCTCCTCCTCGCCGACCGGGACACCACTCGCACTCGCGTCCACGACGCCCTGCCCGCGTTGTCTGCGGCGATCGCGACGTACGACCTTCCCGACGACGGCCCGGTCCGTCCTGTCCCTGAGCTGCGGGCAGCTGTCGCCGAAGCCGCCCGCTGGAGACTGGCAGCGCAGTACACCCGCATCGCCCGCGAGCTGCCTGAACTCCTCGGCGAGCTTGCCCGCGGCTATCACTCGGCTTCCGCCGTAGAGCGAGCCGAACTGGCTGGACTCCTGGTCAGGGCCTATCGCTCCGCGGATGCCGTCGCGTACAAGTTCGGCGCCCGCGACCTGTCCGCGCGCCTGATCGATCTCATGCGGTGGGCCGGGCCCGAGGCGGGCGATCCGCTTCTGTCCGCGTCCGTCGCCTACGTGCGCACCGAGACCTTCTTCGCCGCACGTGCACACGCTGCGGGACTGCGTGCCTTGGAGCAGGCCCTGGACTCCGCACCAGCCGCTCGTACGACGCCGGAGATCGCAGCACGCGGCGCACTACACATGCGAGCGGCCGTCATTGCGGGCCGGGCACATGATCCCTCCGCCGCCGCCACTCACCTTGGCGAGGCTCGCTCACTTGCCGACCAAGTGCAGGAAGACGTGTACTGCGGCACTGCGTTCGGTCCCGAGTCCGTCCGTATCCACGAGGTGTCTGTCGCCGTCAGTCTTGGAACCGACCACGTTCACCGCGCCCTTGACGTCGCAGGGGAGTGGAAGCCGCCCCAAGACCTTCCGGCTGAACGTCGCTCCGGTTTCTACATCGAGCTTGCCCGGGCCCAGTTATGGTCCGGGCTCGCGGATGATGCTTTCGAGTCGCTGAAGGTCGCGCGGCATATCGCCCCGCAGCACACGCGTGAACACCGGTGGGTCCGTGAGGACGCTGGCACGCTTCGTCGTTTGAAGCGTTCCGACTCGGAGAGCGTCACCAGCTTCGCCGAATGGTGCGCTGCCACCTGA
- a CDS encoding HAD family hydrolase, with protein MTETVVLDIGETITRDDRYWASWADWLAVPRHTLSALVGAVVAQGRDNADALRLVRPDIDIDAEYRAREAAGRGEQLDESDLYGDVRSALSGLRKLGVRVIIAGNQTARAGELLRGLGLPSDLIVTSGEWGVAKPQPAFFERVLDVAQAAPNETVYVGDHPANDVFPAKAAGLRVAHIRRGPWGHLWANDPDVVAMADWRIDSLTQLTEIVGG; from the coding sequence GTGACTGAGACCGTTGTGTTGGACATCGGAGAGACGATCACCCGGGACGATCGCTATTGGGCTTCCTGGGCCGATTGGCTGGCCGTCCCCCGCCACACCCTCTCCGCGCTCGTCGGTGCTGTTGTGGCCCAGGGCCGCGACAACGCCGACGCCCTTCGTCTTGTTCGGCCGGACATCGACATCGACGCCGAATATCGGGCCCGCGAAGCTGCTGGCCGTGGTGAGCAGCTCGATGAGAGCGATCTCTACGGTGACGTACGGTCTGCTCTGTCCGGACTGCGGAAGCTCGGGGTGCGCGTCATCATCGCAGGCAACCAGACGGCTCGTGCAGGTGAGCTACTTCGCGGCCTGGGTCTCCCGTCGGACCTGATCGTGACGTCGGGGGAGTGGGGTGTCGCGAAGCCCCAGCCGGCATTCTTCGAGCGTGTTCTGGACGTAGCCCAGGCGGCACCGAACGAGACCGTGTACGTGGGCGACCATCCTGCCAACGACGTCTTCCCGGCGAAGGCGGCCGGGCTGCGCGTCGCTCACATCCGGCGTGGCCCGTGGGGACATCTATGGGCGAACGACCCGGATGTCGTCGCGATGGCGGACTGGCGGATCGACAGCCTCACCCAGCTCACGGAGATCGTCGGTGGCTGA